A stretch of DNA from Alphaproteobacteria bacterium:
GCGCTCGCGCTGCACTTCGTCTTCGCTCACCCGAACTTTTTTGCGCAGTGACTGTAGCACCACTTTCGACCAGCCAATTTGTGCGCGCATTTGGTCTTCTACCTTATCGGAAGACACAACTCTCGAGGCTAAAAATTGCTGAAACGACCCAGCAGGCAAACCGCGTTGTTGATTCACATTGGCAAAGGCACCTTCAATTTCATACTGCGTTACAACAATACCCAGCCGCGCTGCTTCCTGCATTTGCAGGCGTTCATCTATCAACTGGCGAATAATTTCCGGGCGCAGACGCGCACGCACTTCTGCAGAATCTGAAAGCCCCGTGGTAGCAAGAGTAAACCGGATACGCTGTTCAACGTCTAAGCTGGAAACCATATCATCATTCACCACCGCCACAATGCTCATTTGCGCATGTGCCGCTTTGGGCGAATTCACCCCTGCAATGCAGCCCACAGTCAAAGCTACTGAAAGCGCGAATATATTAAATCGTCTCCACATACTGGATTTCATGAAAGTTACTCTAGGTAGTTATTGGTTCAGGTTTTTCAAAAAGACTTGCAGTTTAATAGAAGTCGATGGCTCTACATCGCGGTCACGAATATAATAGCGATTAACACTGGTGGCAATGGTAACACACTCGTTACGGAATTCCAGCCCTGTTCCGGCGCGAATCATTCCGCCATTTTCGCTTAGATCGCGACGCCCAAGGGTAGTCCATGCCCATTGGTCATTAATCTGCAAGCGAGTAGATCCGCGAATTTCTTCACTATCCTCTAAATACGGATCGCTTTCAACCCGAACATAGTTCAGATTCAACCGCAATGGATCGAGATAAAAACGGCTTTCCACTTCGCTGCGTATCAGATCTGCATTTTCGCTATCGAGGCGGAAGCGATAGGCTAGCTGAATATTATTACTGTAATCCCATGCAACGCGTCCTACATAGTCCGACTGCCCATCACCCAGATTATTGCTATAAGGAAACAGGTTGTCGTCATCGGTATGATAGTTCTGGCCAAACAGGAATAATATACGACCATCGGTGTCATAATCCCACTGCCCGCGTATGCCATAATTTACCCGTGTGCCATTTTCCACTAAATCATACCCGGGATAATGGTTGTGGCTAAACAGGTTAGAATCTGAAAATTCCAGCGCAAGACTATCATTATTAGGAATAATATCCGAATTAAGGTTGTTTGCTCCTACCACCACATTGACAGTTGGCTCGATTGTCAGGCTTGAAGATTCAAAACGTTTAATCAACGGATATTTCCAGTCAAACCACAACTCAGGCACAACACGCCCAACGGTACCGTCGAAATTATCGGCTGCGGCGCCGGTTGTAGTGGTGGCTAAATCTGATACCGAATACACATCTGCACGCAACTGCGTACGCAGTTCCATCACATGTCCGCCCTTGGTAATCATAGGTGCGCGCCAATATACACTGGATGATAAACGTTGCGTATCTGAACCTGTGTCACGACTCAGGGCAAGCATATTTCCTTCTACACCAAAGCGCGATCCCTGCCAACCCGGCGCGGTTTCGTGACGCATGTTAACTAAGGGATGAATCAGCGGAATCACCTCCGAATTATCATCAACACGCAACCCCTGGAAACTTACTGCTTCCACATTGGCAAAAGAACGGTTTTTATAGCCCTGTACAAAAGCGCGGGAGGTTAACAAATCTTCATAACCAAATTCATAGCGGCGCAAATATGTATCATCCGATGCTCGCTTAGCATCAAATCCCCACATCCAGTTTTCACTCAATCCAAAGCGACCTGTGCCTTCAACATGGCCGCGCCACTCCTGATCGCCATTGCGTGTGCCATTCGAATCAATGCGGTCGGGGCGGGTGATAGATCCTCCAAGTTCATAATAGCCTTTTTCTGTCAAATGACGAAATTCCCCCGCCAAAACATGACCTTCGTCGCTGGTATAAATGGGGGTAACAATGGCATCCATTTGCGGAGCGAGATTGACATAAAACGGCAAATGCAGCGTTGCCCCTAAATTACCTGAAAGCTCATAATTGGGAATCAGCAAGCCGCTTTTGCGATCTGCATCGGGTGAGGCGTGTGAAAAATAGGGCGTGTATAGCACCGGAACACCAAAGGCTTCCATACGCGCATTGCGATAAACAATGCGCTGTTCGGCCTCATCATAGCGTATTTTGCTAGCTTTCAATTGCCACAATGGCGCAGAGTCTGGATCGTCCTGACACACTTTACAGGCAGAATATACCGCATAATCCATCTCAGTGGTGTGATCGTCAATTTTGCGTGCTTCGCGGGCAACAAAAAGCGAGTTATCGGCCAGACGCGCTCGAAAGTTATGAATTACACCGGTTTTAACTTCGTTTTCCAATTCGGCTTCTTCTGCAAAATACACATTGCCGGTAGGCTCGGCCACCGTCACATTTCCGGCTGCACGCACAACGCCCGTGTTTTGGTCATAAATAATTTCATCTGCCAGCACGATATAATCGTCCTGTAGCACTTCAGCATGCCCTTTGGCCGTAACCGTGGCGTTTTTGGTATCATAGCTAAAACTATCCGCCTCCAGCAGCACAGGAGAATCGGCGGCAGGCTGCGCGAATGCGTCAACGGGCAAAGCAAAAGCCACCACACCAAAGGCTATAGCAAAAGCAGAAAAAGCGGTGTGTATGGCGCTGTTAATGAGCATGAGCCTCTGCGAATTTGGGAGAATAGCAATTAGCCCACAGTTTTAGCCCGTAGTGTTAGTTAGTTCAATCGAAAAACTAGCCATCTTCCATGTGAAGCAATGCCGCCCCGCCAATCAACATAACAATTGCGGTAGGCGCCCATGCCGCCGCTTGCACTGGCAAGCTTCCAGAAAGCCCCAAAGCATGGACAATATCGCTGATAAAAAAGAACAGAAATCCCGAGAATATTCCCGCTACCACCATCGCACGGGAGCGGCCACGACGTGGGAGACGCAACGAAAATGCCGCTGCCAGAAACGCCATCGCACACAGCAGGAATGGGATAGATAAAATGGCATGCCAGTGCATTTTATGGCGCAATGCCGAGAACCCAGCCGCCTCCAACGAGCGGATAAAACCGGGCAACTGCCAAAAAGAAAGCGTGCGCGGCGATGCAAAACTATCCTGAATCTGCGACACAGTCAGGTCGGTATCCAATGTTTTCATTGGCAACCGTGCGGCAGGCTTACCGGGAGTTGTCACCAATGCATCACGTACCATCCAATGACCATTTTCCAGTGTTGCCGTATCTGCATCAATCCGGCTTAGAAAATGT
This window harbors:
- the lptD gene encoding LPS assembly protein LptD, yielding MLINSAIHTAFSAFAIAFGVVAFALPVDAFAQPAADSPVLLEADSFSYDTKNATVTAKGHAEVLQDDYIVLADEIIYDQNTGVVRAAGNVTVAEPTGNVYFAEEAELENEVKTGVIHNFRARLADNSLFVAREARKIDDHTTEMDYAVYSACKVCQDDPDSAPLWQLKASKIRYDEAEQRIVYRNARMEAFGVPVLYTPYFSHASPDADRKSGLLIPNYELSGNLGATLHLPFYVNLAPQMDAIVTPIYTSDEGHVLAGEFRHLTEKGYYELGGSITRPDRIDSNGTRNGDQEWRGHVEGTGRFGLSENWMWGFDAKRASDDTYLRRYEFGYEDLLTSRAFVQGYKNRSFANVEAVSFQGLRVDDNSEVIPLIHPLVNMRHETAPGWQGSRFGVEGNMLALSRDTGSDTQRLSSSVYWRAPMITKGGHVMELRTQLRADVYSVSDLATTTTGAAADNFDGTVGRVVPELWFDWKYPLIKRFESSSLTIEPTVNVVVGANNLNSDIIPNNDSLALEFSDSNLFSHNHYPGYDLVENGTRVNYGIRGQWDYDTDGRILFLFGQNYHTDDDNLFPYSNNLGDGQSDYVGRVAWDYSNNIQLAYRFRLDSENADLIRSEVESRFYLDPLRLNLNYVRVESDPYLEDSEEIRGSTRLQINDQWAWTTLGRRDLSENGGMIRAGTGLEFRNECVTIATSVNRYYIRDRDVEPSTSIKLQVFLKNLNQ
- a CDS encoding SurA N-terminal domain-containing protein — translated: MKSSMWRRFNIFALSVALTVGCIAGVNSPKAAHAQMSIVAVVNDDMVSSLDVEQRIRFTLATTGLSDSAEVRARLRPEIIRQLIDERLQMQEAARLGIVVTQYEIEGAFANVNQQRGLPAGSFQQFLASRVVSSDKVEDQMRAQIGWSKVVLQSLRKKVRVSEDEVQRER